From Candidatus Pedobacter colombiensis, one genomic window encodes:
- a CDS encoding Lrp/AsnC family transcriptional regulator, producing MATELDKTDFKILKLLQENGRMTNLLLSQEIGLSPAPTLERVRKLEVSGFIKSYHALVDEEKLGLGIKTFIQVQLDFHKNNTIQIFLDEVNQIKEITECHHVTGQADFLLKVYVNDIKAYERLIMDKISKISVVKTFQTMMIMSTTKKEPIVPLEY from the coding sequence ATGGCGACAGAACTAGATAAAACGGATTTTAAGATTCTTAAATTGTTACAGGAAAATGGTAGGATGACCAACTTGCTTTTATCTCAGGAGATTGGACTTTCACCAGCCCCAACATTGGAGAGAGTAAGGAAACTAGAGGTTTCGGGGTTTATTAAAAGTTATCATGCCTTGGTTGATGAAGAAAAGCTAGGCTTAGGAATAAAAACCTTTATCCAGGTTCAACTGGATTTTCATAAGAACAATACGATTCAGATTTTTCTGGATGAGGTAAATCAGATTAAAGAAATTACGGAATGCCACCATGTGACAGGCCAGGCTGATTTTTTACTTAAGGTGTACGTGAATGATATTAAAGCTTATGAGCGTTTGATTATGGATAAGATCAGTAAAATATCTGTAGTGAAGACGTTTCAGACGATGATGATAATGTCTACTACCAAGAAAGAACCTATCGTTCCTTTGGAGTACTAG
- a CDS encoding DUF2892 domain-containing protein, whose translation MPNVVRLILGFAVLGGAIALMIFGFWGWGVLAVFISILIIVTYFFNENMLLAQWFLRKDNMGKAEAYLNRITNYEKQLIRVQHGYYNLLIGLIESRKAPMQSEKYFKKSLSLGMHMDHNIALAKLSLAGIAMAKRNKREAQMYLTEAKKADKNKLLADQIKQLKDQLGMMDRQQQVRYR comes from the coding sequence ATGCCAAATGTAGTTCGTCTTATTTTAGGTTTTGCAGTGTTGGGTGGTGCAATAGCGCTTATGATCTTCGGTTTTTGGGGATGGGGTGTTTTGGCCGTTTTTATAAGCATCTTAATTATAGTTACTTATTTCTTTAATGAGAATATGTTATTGGCTCAGTGGTTTCTGAGAAAAGATAATATGGGTAAAGCGGAAGCTTACTTAAACAGAATAACCAATTACGAAAAACAATTGATTAGAGTGCAGCATGGTTATTACAATTTATTGATAGGCTTGATTGAATCAAGAAAAGCACCAATGCAGTCAGAGAAATATTTTAAGAAATCTCTTTCTTTAGGAATGCATATGGATCACAATATTGCTTTGGCAAAGTTAAGTCTGGCAGGAATTGCAATGGCTAAGAGAAATAAGAGAGAAGCTCAGATGTACTTAACTGAGGCAAAGAAAGCGGATAAGAATAAATTGCTTGCTGACCAGATTAAACAATTGAAAGATCAGCTTGGAATGATGGACAGACAACAACAAGTAAGATACAGGTAA
- the ung gene encoding uracil-DNA glycosylase, translating to MSVSIEESWLKVLSDEFEKPYMKSLKTFLLEEKQKGHIIYPKGEDIFSALNHTPFDKVKVVILGQDPYHGTGQAHGLSFSVQKGIAVPPSLKNIYKELATDIPGFSVPNHGNLTQWADEGVLLLNATLTVRAHEAGSHQRMGWETFTDKIISELSEKRTGLIFLLWGRYAQNKSVLIDKSKHTIIAAAHPSPFSAYNGFLGSGPFSKTNAKLIEQGQSPINWQIS from the coding sequence ATGTCCGTTTCCATAGAAGAAAGCTGGTTAAAAGTTTTAAGCGATGAGTTTGAAAAACCTTATATGAAATCCCTAAAAACCTTTTTGCTTGAAGAAAAACAAAAAGGTCATATCATTTATCCTAAAGGTGAAGATATATTCAGTGCATTAAACCATACTCCTTTTGATAAAGTAAAAGTGGTTATTCTTGGACAAGACCCATATCATGGTACCGGACAGGCCCATGGTTTATCCTTTTCTGTTCAAAAAGGCATTGCCGTACCCCCATCTTTAAAAAACATATATAAAGAATTAGCTACAGATATACCCGGCTTTTCTGTTCCCAATCATGGCAACCTAACCCAATGGGCAGATGAAGGTGTTTTATTGCTAAATGCAACACTAACAGTAAGAGCCCATGAAGCCGGTTCGCACCAAAGAATGGGTTGGGAAACCTTTACAGATAAAATTATTAGTGAACTGTCTGAAAAAAGAACGGGGCTGATCTTTTTATTATGGGGAAGATATGCACAAAATAAATCGGTGTTAATTGACAAAAGTAAACATACCATCATTGCTGCAGCACACCCCTCACCCTTTTCAGCCTATAATGGCTTTCTGGGGAGTGGGCCTTTTTCAAAAACCAATGCTAAACTAATTGAGCAAGGACAAAGCCCAATTAACTGGCAAATCTCCTAA